The Pseudomonas cucumis sequence CCGTCAACGTCAACGAAGGCGAGAAGTACACCGTTCGTGACGTCAAGCTCAGCGGCGACCTGAAAGTCCCTGAAGACCAGATCAAGTCCCTGTTGCTGGTTCAGAAAGGCCAGGTGTTCTCGCGCAAGCTGATGACCACCACGTCCGAACTGATCACCCGTCGTCTGGGTAACGAGGGTTACACCTTCGCCAACGTCAACGGTGTGCCTCAGCCTCACGATGAAGACCACACGGTCGACATCACGTTCGCTGTCGATCCGGGCAAGCGTGCTTACGTGAACCGCATCAACTTCCGTGGCAACACCAAGTCCGAAGACGAAGTACTGCGCCGTGAAATGCGTCAGATGGAAGGCGGTTGGGCTTCGACCTACCTGATCGACCAATCCAAGACACGTCTGGAGCGATTGGGCTTCTTCAAGGAAGTCAACGTCGAAACGCCAGCCGTACCCGGTGTCGATGACCAGGTTGACGTGAACTACAGCGTTGAAGAGCAGGCGTCCGGTTCGATTACCGCCAGCGTCGGTTTCGCCCAGAGCGCCGGTTTGATCCTCGGTGGTTCGATCACCCAGAACAACTTCCTGGGTACCGGTAACAAGGTCAGCATCGGTTTGACCCGAAGTGAATACCAGAGCCGCTATAACTTCGGTTATGTCGACCCCTACTGGACTGCTGACGGTGTGAGCCTGGGTTACAACGCCTTCTATCGCACCACCGACTACGATGAGCTTGACGCCGACCTCACCAGCTACGCCGTAGATAGCCTGGGTGCGGGTGTGAACGTTGGCTACCCGATCAGCGAGACTTCGCGTTTGACCTTCGGTCTGTCTGCACAGCAGGACGACATCAAGACCGGTCAGTACACCGTTGACGAGATTTTCGACTTCGTAAACCGTGAAGGCGATAGCTACCTGAACTTCAAGGCATCGGCCGGTTGGTCCGAGTCCACCCTGAACAAGGGTGTTCTGGCAACCCGCGGTCATTCCCAGAGCCTGACTCTGGAAACTACGACGCCTGGCAGTGATCTGTCGTTCTTCAAGCTCGATTACCGTGGCCAGTTGTTCCAGCCAATTACTGAAAGCTACACTTTGCGCCTTCATACAGAACTGGGTTATGGCGACGGCTACGGTTCGACCGATGGCTTGCCGTTCTATGAAAACTATTACGCGGGTGGTTTCAACTCGGTGCGTGGCTTCAAGGACAGTACTCTAGGTCCGCGCAGTACACCTAGCCGTGGCCAGGCTGTCACGGGTAACGCCGGTACGCTCGCCGACCCGGACCAGGATCCGCTGCCATTCGGTGGTAACGTCCTGATCCAGGGCGGTGTCGAGGTGCTGTTCCCGCTGCCGTTCGTCAAGGATCAGCGTTCCCTGCGTACTTCGGTATTCTGGGACGTGGGTAACGTATTCGACTCCAAGTGCGAAAAGACGACGAACGCCAATGTCGGTTCGACCGCTCAAACCGAGTGCAACGACATCAGCCTGAGCAACATGGCAAGCTCCGTCGGTGTCGGCGTGACCTGGATCACCGCACTGGGTCCTTTGAGCTTCGCGTTGGCCATGCCGATTAAGAAACCGGATGAAGCTGAGACTCAAGTGTTCCAATTCTCCCTCGGCCAGACGTTCTAAGCGTCTGACCCAAGATAACGACAATGGATTTTGTAGGAGTGCATCGTGCGTAAGTTGACTCAATTGGTTCTCCTGGCGACCGTACTGGTCGCAGGTCCGGCTTTTGCCGACATGAAAATCGCCGTTCTGAACTATCAGATGGCACTGCTCGAATCCGACGCGGCGAAAAAATACGCCGTGGACGCCGAGAAGAAGTTCGGCCCACAACTGACCAAGCTCAAGAGCCTGGAAAGCAGCGCCAAGGGTATCCAGGACCGTCTGATGGCCGGCGGCGACAAAATGCAGCAAGGCGAGCGTGAACGTCTGGAGCTCGAATTCAAGCAAAAGGCCCGTGATTTCCAGTTCCAGTCCAAGGAACTGAACGAAGCCAAAGCAGTTGCCGACCGTGAAATGCTGAAACAGCTCAAGCCTAAACTGGACAGCGCTGTGGAAGAAGTCATCAAGAAAGGTGCTTTTGACCTGGTCTTCGAGCGTGGCGCAGTGATTGATGTCAAGCCTCAGTACGACATCACTCGCCAGGTTATCGAGCGCATGAATCAGCTGAAGTAACCCATGACAGCGACTATAAAGCTCGGCCAATTGGCCGAGTTCCTCGGCGCCACCTTACGTGGCGACCCGAAGAAAGAAATTACTGGGCTAGCCACTTTGCAAGAGGCTGGCCCAGCTCAGTTGAGCTTTCTGGCAAATCCTCAATACCGTAAATACCTGGCTGACAGTCAGGCCGCAGCTGTATTGCTGAAGGCCGCTGACGCTGAAGGTTTTGCCGGTGAGGCATTGGTGGTGCCTGATCCGTATCTGGCCTACGCGCGTGTTTCTCATCTGTTCGATCCCAAGCCCAAGGCGCCTGCCGGTATTCATCCGACAGCGGTGGTGGCAGCGGATGCAGTGGTCGACCCGGCGGCGAGTATCGGTGCTTTTGCTGTGATTGAAAGTGCAGCGCGTATTGGCGCAGGCGTGACTGTTGGGGCTCATTGCTTCATCGGTGCGCGCTGCGAAATCGGCGAGGGCGGCTGGTTGGCCCCGCGTGTCACGCTGTATCACGACGTGCGCATCGGCAAGCGGGTGGTGATTCAGTCTGGTGCCGTGCTTGGTGGTGAAGGCTTCGGTTTTGCCAACGAGAAAGGTGTCTGGCAGAAAATCGCCCAAATCGGCGGTGTCTCGATCGGCGATGACGTGGAAATAGGCGTAAATACGGCTATCGATCGCGGCGCACTGGCCGATACCGTTATCGGCAATGGTGTGAAGCTCGACAACCAGATTCAGATTGCTCACAACGTCCAGGTCGGTGACCACACCGCCATGGCCGCCTGCGTGGGGATCTCCGGCAGCACCAAAATCGGCAAGCATTGCATGCTCGCCGGTGGCGTAGGGCTGGTGGGGCATATCGACATTTGCGACAACGTTTTCCTGACCGGGATGACCATGGTAACCCACTCGATTACCGAGCCGGGTTCCTATTCTTCCGGTACGGCGATGCAACCAGCAGCCGAATGGCGCAAAAGCGCGGCACGTATCCGTCAGCTCGATGATATCGCGCGACGTCTGCGACAGCTGGAAAAGCGTGTAGGGGACGTGACCCCTGACGGTAATGCTTCATCAGATGGCTGATACCATTTCCATATCAAGTGTGCACAGCCGCTAGACTGCCTCCTTGATTTGCTAGAGGAGTGCGCGTCAGTCGCGCGCTCCCAATCTTTACATAGGCTTCCCCCCGAAATGATGGACATCAACGAGATTCGCGAATACCTGCCTCACCGTTACCCGTTCCTGCTGGTGGACCGGGTCGTGGATCTGGATGTGGAAGGCAAGCGCATTCGCGCCTACAAGAATGTCAGCATCAACGAACCGTTCTTCAATGGTCACTTCCCTGCGCATCCAATCATGCCGGGCGTGTTGATCATCGAAGCGATGGCTCAGGCTGCCGGGATCCTTGGTTTCAAAATGCTCGACGTGAAGCCTGCCGACGGCACGCTGTATTACTTCGTCGGCTCTGACAAGCTGCGCTTCCGCCAGCCCGTGCTGCCAGGCGATCAGCTGATCCTGGAAGCCAAGTTCCTGAGCTGCAAGCGTCAGATCTGGAAGTTCGAGTGCCAGGCTTCGGTCGATGGCAAGCCAGTCTGCTCCGCTGAAATCATCTGCGCGGAACGCAAACTATGAGTTTGATTGACCCTCGCGCAATCATCGATCCGACGGCCGTTCTGGCCGACGACGTCGAGGTCGGCCCTTGGTCGATCATCGGCGCAGGTGTGGAAATCGGCGAGGGGACAGTGATCGGGCCGCATGTGATTCTCAAGGGCCCGACCCGAATCGGTAAGCACAACCGCATCTACCAGTTTTCTTCGGTAGGCGAGGACACGCCCGATCTGAAATACAAAGGCGAAGAAACCCGTCTGGTCATCGGTGACCATAACGTCATTCGCGAAGGCGTGACGATTCATCGCGGGACCATTCAGGACCGTTCGGAAACGACCCTGGGCGATCACAACCTGATCATGGCCTATGCCCACATCGGTCACGATAGCGTTATCGGCAACCACTGCATCCTGGTCAACAACACCGCGTTGGCGGGCCATGTGCACGTCGCGGACTGGGCGATCCTGTCCGGTTTTACCCTGGTTCACCAGTATTGCCACATTGGCGCCCACAGCTTTTCCGGCATGGGCACTGCCATTGGCAAGGACGTTCCAGCGTATGTCACGGTATTCGGCAACCCGGCCGAAGCCCGCAGCATGAATTTCGAAGGCCTGCGCCGTCGCGGTTTCAGCGAAGATGCGATCCACGCGCTGCGTCGTGCCTACAAGGTGGTTTACCGCCAGGGCCTGACGGTCGAGCAGGCGCTCGCCGAGCTGGCCGAACCCTCGCTTCAGTTCCCGGAAGTCGCGGTATTCCGTGACTCCATCCAGTCTTCGACCCGCGGCATCACCCGTTAACCATGGCCAATCTGCGTATTGCGCTGGTGGCGGGAGAGGCTTCCGGTGACATTCTGGGTGCGGGCCTCATGCGCGCGCTCAAGGCTCGGCATCCGACAGTCGAGTTCATCGGTGTCGGCGGTCCGTTGATGCAGGCTGAAGGCCTGACGTCGTATTTCCCGATGGAACGCCTGTCTGTCATGGGTTTGGTGGAAGTACTGGGCCGTTTGCGCGAGTTGTTGGCCCGCCGCAAGAAACTGGTCGCGGACCTGATCGCCGAGAAGCCGGACGTGTTCATCGGTATCGATGCCCCGGACTTCAACCTCAATATCGAACTCAAGCTGCGTCAGGCCGGGATCAAGACCGTGCATTACGTCAGCCCGTCGGTCTGGGCCTGGCGACAGAAGCGGGTGCTGAAGATTCGCGAAGGTTGCGACCTGATGCTGACGCTCTTCCCGTTCGAAGCTAAATTTTATGAAGAGAAGGGTGTGCCGGTGCGGTTTGTCGGGCATTCCTTGGCCGATGCGATTCCGCTTGAGGCTGATCGCGCCGCAGCGCGGGCCGAACTTGGCTTGCCGAGTGGGCCGCTGGTCGCCCTGATGCCGGGTAGCCGGGGTGGTGAGGTCGGGCGCCTTGGTGCGCTGTTCCTCGACACCGCCCAGCGCTTGCGGGCCATGCGCCCGGGCGTACGGTTCGTCATGCCATGCGCGAGTCCGCAGCGCCGGGCCCAGCTTGAAGAGCTGCTGGCCGGTCGCGATCTGCCGCTGACCTTGCTCGATGGCAAATCCCATCTGGCCCTGGCTGCTTGCGACGCGGTGTTGATCGCTTCGGGCACGGCAACGCTGGAAGCATTGTTGTACAAGCGGCCGATGGTGGTCGCTTATCGCTTGGCACCGCTGACGTTCTGGATTCTCAAACGGATGGTGAAGAGTCCCTACGTCTCCTTGCCGAATCTGCTGGCCCAGCGACTGCTGGTGCCGGAGTTGTTGCAGGACGATGCGACGGTAGAGGCCTTGGCCCAGACCCTGTCGCCACTGATCGATGGTGGCCAGGAACAGACCCGAGGCTTTGACGAAATCCACCGAACCCTGCGCTTGGACGCCTCCAATCAGGCAGCGGACGCGGTACTGAACCTGATTGGCAGAGCATAATGAGCAAAGCAAGCAAGCAGCTGGGCCTGGATTTTATGCTAGTCGATGAACTTGAAGATCTGGTGGCGGGTGTCGATGAAGTCGGTCGCGGCCCGCTTTGCGGTGCAGTGGTGACGGCGGCAGTAATCCTCGATCCGAGCCGACCGATTCTCGGCCTCAACGATTCGAAGAAGCTCACTGAAGCCCGCCGCGAAGCGCTTTACGATGAAATCTGCGAAAAAGCCCTGAGCTGGCATGTCGCTCGCGCCGAAGTGGAAGAAATCGACGAGCTGAACATTCTCCATGCCACTATGCTGGCCATGCAACGAGCGGTCGAAGGGCTGCACATTCAGCCGAAACTGGCGATGATCGACGGCAACCGTTGCCCGAAGCTCTCGATGCGTGCGGAAGCGGTGATCCAGGGCGACGGCAAGGTGCCAGCCATTGCCGCGGCATCGATTCTGGCCAAGGTCAGCCGAGATCGAGAAATGGCCGCATTCGAACTGATTTATCCGGGTTACGGGATCGGAGGCCATAAAGGCTACCCGACACCCGTTCATCTGGAAGCACTGGCCCGCTTGGGGCCGACCCCAATTCATCGCCGCTCGTTCGCCCCGGTACGCTTGGCGTATGAAGCGCGGGAAAACCTGATCGAGAGTTAGTCGCAGGCTGATGTTTTACTCAAGGCCCGGTACAATCCGGGCCTTGTTGTCTTTACGTTTCTAGTTTCTAGACAGGATCACTATGCCGGCTTCATTCGTTCATCTACGCCTGCACACTGAATATTCCCTGGTCGACGGTCTGGTGCGGATCAAACCGCTGGTCAAGACCCTGGTCGGCATGAACATGCCTGCCGTGGCGGTCACCGACCAGAACAACATGTGCTCCCTGGTCAAATTCTATAAAGCTGCCATGGGGGCGGGGATCAAGCCGATCTGCGGCGCCGACCTGTGGCTGTCGAACAAGGATCCGGACAACGCCTTGAGCCGGATCAGCCTGCTGGCGATGAACGCCGTGGGCTATCGCAACCTCACCGAACTGATTTCCCGTGGCTTCATCGACGGCCAGCGCAATGGCTCGGTGATCATCGAGCGCGAGTGGGTGGCTGAAGCCAGCGAAGGCTTGATCATGCTGTCGGCGGCGAAAGAGGGCGAGATTGGTCTGGCCATGCTCAGCGGCAACCCGGACGAAGCCGAAAACCTGGCACGTGAATGGATGGCGGTGTTCCCGGACCGTTTCTATCTGGAAGTCCAGCGTACCAACCGCCCCAATGACGAAGAACAACTGCACGGCGCCGTGGCGCTGGCGGCGAAAATCGGTGCGCCGCTGGTGGCGACCAACGACGTGCGTTTCATCAGGCAGGAAGACTTCGAAGCCCACGAAACCCGCGTTTGCATCGGTGAAGGCCGCGCCCTCGACGATCCCCGGCGTTCGAAGAATTACAGCGACCAGCAATACCTCAAAAGCGCTGAGGAAATGGCCGAGCTGTTCAGCGACTTGCCCGAGGCGCTGGAAAACACGGTCGAGATCGCCAAGCGCTGCAACATCGAGGTGAAACTGGGCAAGCACTTCCTGCCCAACTTCCCGATTCCCGATGGCATGACCATCGATGAGTATTTCCGCAAGGTTTCCTTCGACGGTCTGGAAGAGCGCCTCAGCGTTCTGCTGCCCAAGGACACCACCGAAGACTACGAAGCCAAGCGTCAGGTCTACGTCGACCGGTTGAATTTCGAGCTGGATATCATCATCCAGATGGGCTTCCCCGGTTACTTCCTGA is a genomic window containing:
- the bamA gene encoding outer membrane protein assembly factor BamA, with amino-acid sequence MKRLLLTAVLTVLMIAEVHAESFTISDIRVNGLQRVSAGSVFGALPLNVGEQADDRRLVESTRALFKTGFFQDIQLGRDGNVLVITVVERPSVASIEIEGNKAISTEDLMKGLKQSGLAEGEIFQRATLEGVRNELQRQYVAQGRYSATVDTEVVPQPRNRVGLKVNINEGTVAAIQHINVVGNTVFPDEDLIDLFELKTSNWLSFFKNDDKYAREKLSGDLERLRSYYLDRGYINMDIASTQVSITPDKKHVYITVNVNEGEKYTVRDVKLSGDLKVPEDQIKSLLLVQKGQVFSRKLMTTTSELITRRLGNEGYTFANVNGVPQPHDEDHTVDITFAVDPGKRAYVNRINFRGNTKSEDEVLRREMRQMEGGWASTYLIDQSKTRLERLGFFKEVNVETPAVPGVDDQVDVNYSVEEQASGSITASVGFAQSAGLILGGSITQNNFLGTGNKVSIGLTRSEYQSRYNFGYVDPYWTADGVSLGYNAFYRTTDYDELDADLTSYAVDSLGAGVNVGYPISETSRLTFGLSAQQDDIKTGQYTVDEIFDFVNREGDSYLNFKASAGWSESTLNKGVLATRGHSQSLTLETTTPGSDLSFFKLDYRGQLFQPITESYTLRLHTELGYGDGYGSTDGLPFYENYYAGGFNSVRGFKDSTLGPRSTPSRGQAVTGNAGTLADPDQDPLPFGGNVLIQGGVEVLFPLPFVKDQRSLRTSVFWDVGNVFDSKCEKTTNANVGSTAQTECNDISLSNMASSVGVGVTWITALGPLSFALAMPIKKPDEAETQVFQFSLGQTF
- a CDS encoding OmpH family outer membrane protein, with the translated sequence MRKLTQLVLLATVLVAGPAFADMKIAVLNYQMALLESDAAKKYAVDAEKKFGPQLTKLKSLESSAKGIQDRLMAGGDKMQQGERERLELEFKQKARDFQFQSKELNEAKAVADREMLKQLKPKLDSAVEEVIKKGAFDLVFERGAVIDVKPQYDITRQVIERMNQLK
- the lpxD gene encoding UDP-3-O-(3-hydroxymyristoyl)glucosamine N-acyltransferase; translation: MTATIKLGQLAEFLGATLRGDPKKEITGLATLQEAGPAQLSFLANPQYRKYLADSQAAAVLLKAADAEGFAGEALVVPDPYLAYARVSHLFDPKPKAPAGIHPTAVVAADAVVDPAASIGAFAVIESAARIGAGVTVGAHCFIGARCEIGEGGWLAPRVTLYHDVRIGKRVVIQSGAVLGGEGFGFANEKGVWQKIAQIGGVSIGDDVEIGVNTAIDRGALADTVIGNGVKLDNQIQIAHNVQVGDHTAMAACVGISGSTKIGKHCMLAGGVGLVGHIDICDNVFLTGMTMVTHSITEPGSYSSGTAMQPAAEWRKSAARIRQLDDIARRLRQLEKRVGDVTPDGNASSDG
- the fabZ gene encoding 3-hydroxyacyl-ACP dehydratase FabZ, producing MMDINEIREYLPHRYPFLLVDRVVDLDVEGKRIRAYKNVSINEPFFNGHFPAHPIMPGVLIIEAMAQAAGILGFKMLDVKPADGTLYYFVGSDKLRFRQPVLPGDQLILEAKFLSCKRQIWKFECQASVDGKPVCSAEIICAERKL
- the lpxA gene encoding acyl-ACP--UDP-N-acetylglucosamine O-acyltransferase, whose protein sequence is MSLIDPRAIIDPTAVLADDVEVGPWSIIGAGVEIGEGTVIGPHVILKGPTRIGKHNRIYQFSSVGEDTPDLKYKGEETRLVIGDHNVIREGVTIHRGTIQDRSETTLGDHNLIMAYAHIGHDSVIGNHCILVNNTALAGHVHVADWAILSGFTLVHQYCHIGAHSFSGMGTAIGKDVPAYVTVFGNPAEARSMNFEGLRRRGFSEDAIHALRRAYKVVYRQGLTVEQALAELAEPSLQFPEVAVFRDSIQSSTRGITR
- the lpxB gene encoding lipid-A-disaccharide synthase codes for the protein MANLRIALVAGEASGDILGAGLMRALKARHPTVEFIGVGGPLMQAEGLTSYFPMERLSVMGLVEVLGRLRELLARRKKLVADLIAEKPDVFIGIDAPDFNLNIELKLRQAGIKTVHYVSPSVWAWRQKRVLKIREGCDLMLTLFPFEAKFYEEKGVPVRFVGHSLADAIPLEADRAAARAELGLPSGPLVALMPGSRGGEVGRLGALFLDTAQRLRAMRPGVRFVMPCASPQRRAQLEELLAGRDLPLTLLDGKSHLALAACDAVLIASGTATLEALLYKRPMVVAYRLAPLTFWILKRMVKSPYVSLPNLLAQRLLVPELLQDDATVEALAQTLSPLIDGGQEQTRGFDEIHRTLRLDASNQAADAVLNLIGRA
- the rnhB gene encoding ribonuclease HII, coding for MSKASKQLGLDFMLVDELEDLVAGVDEVGRGPLCGAVVTAAVILDPSRPILGLNDSKKLTEARREALYDEICEKALSWHVARAEVEEIDELNILHATMLAMQRAVEGLHIQPKLAMIDGNRCPKLSMRAEAVIQGDGKVPAIAAASILAKVSRDREMAAFELIYPGYGIGGHKGYPTPVHLEALARLGPTPIHRRSFAPVRLAYEARENLIES